One genomic segment of Catalinimonas alkaloidigena includes these proteins:
- a CDS encoding alpha/beta hydrolase family protein: MIKRTILFCFVAVCLIHMSVLAQLAKPVFSSMDVFELEWVSSPQISPDGSMIVYERRGFDIMKDRKTSRLWLMSADGQTHYKLTEQDVNESNPSWSPDGSRIAFTSTTENGSEIYLYWLEHNRLARLTQLERSPSNLSWSPDGTQLAFSMLVPEKAPMLVSAPSRPKGAEWADHPRVTTRLKHESDGSGYIEPGYHHYFVIPAEGGTARQITQGNHMHRDEPVWTQEGDALIFSSNLNEEWEYDFRNSEIYKVSIADGEVTALTDRNGPDESPALSPDGEQILYVGFDDKVQTYQVSKVYVMDADGSNKREVPVELDRSISNPVWSADGRGFYFQYDDKGNTKIGFASLNGNMSEVTGNLGGTSIGRPYGGGSYSVSENGNIVFTHTTPYHPSELAMVKRGSEAALLTHLNQDLLDYRQLGEVEEIWYKSSVDDRDIQGWMVKPPSFDPSKKYPLLVENHGGPISNYGDRFSPEMQLLAADGYVVFYPNPRGSTSYGEEFGNLLYHNYPGDDYHDVMNGVDAMIEQGFIAEDSLFVTGGSAGGIMSAWIIGKNNRFRAAAVVKPVMNWISKTLTADNYYGYANSRFPGQPWENIETYMKLSPVSLVGNIETPTLVMVGTADLRTPLSEAKQLYHALKIRQVETALVEIPGSYHNISNRPSQLITKIDHILAWFDKYRE, from the coding sequence ATGATTAAAAGAACTATTTTGTTTTGCTTTGTTGCGGTATGCCTGATACATATGTCTGTGCTGGCGCAGTTGGCTAAGCCCGTTTTTTCTTCCATGGATGTGTTTGAACTGGAGTGGGTCTCTTCTCCGCAAATTTCTCCTGACGGTAGCATGATCGTGTACGAAAGAAGAGGCTTTGACATCATGAAAGACCGCAAAACCTCCCGCCTCTGGCTGATGAGTGCCGACGGACAAACACATTACAAGCTTACCGAACAGGATGTAAACGAATCCAATCCAAGCTGGTCACCGGATGGTAGTCGTATCGCTTTTACCAGCACTACGGAGAATGGCTCAGAGATTTACCTGTATTGGCTGGAACATAACCGGCTTGCACGGCTCACCCAACTAGAACGCTCACCTTCTAATTTGTCATGGTCGCCCGATGGTACACAGCTGGCTTTTTCCATGCTGGTACCGGAGAAAGCCCCCATGCTGGTAAGCGCCCCTTCCAGGCCCAAAGGGGCCGAGTGGGCCGATCATCCTCGTGTCACTACCCGGCTAAAGCATGAATCGGATGGTTCCGGCTATATTGAACCGGGCTATCATCACTATTTCGTAATTCCCGCTGAAGGTGGTACTGCCCGGCAGATTACCCAGGGAAATCACATGCATAGAGACGAGCCAGTGTGGACCCAAGAGGGTGATGCCCTGATTTTTTCTTCCAATCTCAATGAAGAATGGGAATATGACTTCCGCAATTCTGAAATCTATAAAGTAAGTATCGCTGATGGTGAAGTAACAGCCCTCACAGACAGAAACGGACCAGATGAAAGCCCTGCACTATCACCCGATGGGGAGCAGATTCTTTATGTAGGCTTTGATGACAAGGTACAAACTTATCAGGTGAGCAAGGTGTATGTGATGGATGCTGATGGCTCCAACAAAAGAGAAGTTCCTGTTGAGCTGGACCGGAGCATATCCAATCCGGTATGGAGTGCGGATGGCAGAGGCTTTTATTTTCAGTATGATGACAAGGGAAATACCAAAATCGGTTTTGCCAGCCTTAATGGTAATATGAGTGAAGTCACTGGAAACCTGGGAGGCACATCCATCGGACGACCGTATGGCGGAGGCTCTTATTCGGTGTCTGAAAACGGTAATATCGTATTTACCCACACTACACCCTATCACCCTTCCGAGCTGGCAATGGTGAAAAGAGGTAGTGAGGCAGCACTACTCACACATCTCAATCAGGATCTGCTGGATTACCGCCAACTGGGCGAGGTGGAAGAAATCTGGTATAAGTCTAGCGTGGATGATCGTGATATACAGGGATGGATGGTGAAGCCTCCCTCTTTTGATCCCAGCAAAAAGTATCCGCTGCTGGTAGAAAATCACGGAGGCCCAATTTCCAATTATGGAGATCGCTTTTCTCCCGAGATGCAACTGCTGGCTGCCGATGGCTATGTGGTTTTTTATCCTAACCCGCGGGGTAGTACCAGCTACGGAGAAGAGTTTGGCAACCTGCTTTACCATAACTATCCCGGTGATGACTATCATGATGTAATGAATGGGGTGGATGCCATGATTGAGCAGGGGTTTATTGCCGAGGACAGCCTTTTTGTAACCGGAGGTAGCGCGGGAGGCATTATGTCGGCCTGGATCATTGGTAAAAACAATCGCTTCCGTGCTGCTGCGGTGGTCAAGCCGGTTATGAACTGGATCAGCAAAACCCTAACTGCGGACAATTATTACGGCTATGCTAACTCCCGTTTTCCCGGTCAACCCTGGGAGAATATAGAGACTTACATGAAGTTATCTCCTGTCTCACTGGTCGGTAATATTGAAACACCTACCTTGGTGATGGTAGGTACAGCGGACTTGCGTACTCCGCTTTCGGAAGCCAAGCAGCTTTACCATGCGCTTAAAATCCGACAGGTAGAAACTGCGCTGGTAGAAATCCCCGGTTCTTACCATAACATCTCAAACCGTCCCAGTCAGTTGATCACTAAGATTGATCATATTTTAGCCTGGTTTGATAAGTACAGGGAATAG
- a CDS encoding Gfo/Idh/MocA family protein, with protein MNPSRRKFLQNTLLATYGIGLVGENTYGQPQSTSSNRFSTSANDTIRIGLIGCNGMGFHNLNTMRSHEGVKCIALCDVDQNVLNKRAGDLEAKYGDKTELYTDYRKLLDNKEIDAVIIGTPDHWHCLQMVHACESGKDVYVEKPIANSIEECELMVAAAKRYNRVVQVGQWQRSDLHWNNALEYLHSGKIGKIRTVKTWACTGYGRSFPVKPNEPVPEGVDYKMWLGPAPDRPFNPNRFHGSFRYFWDYAGGLMTDWGVHMIDMALAGMKVATPISVSAVGGNYAFPDSAYETPDTLQVVYDFGDFSMFWEQTMGTAVGPYNRSEPGVAFVGTDATLVIDRKQWEVLPEIEHAKYMTDAMPVQKSNGNGLGAHTLNFLECIKSRQQPNCTIEMGRAAAINAQLGNISYRTGKKVFWDEEANTILQNKEAEKLTRAHYAAPWKLPEV; from the coding sequence ATGAATCCTAGTAGAAGAAAATTTTTGCAAAACACCCTTTTAGCTACTTACGGTATAGGACTGGTGGGCGAAAACACATACGGACAACCTCAATCAACGTCAAGCAATCGCTTCTCTACCTCCGCTAATGATACAATCAGGATAGGGCTGATAGGGTGTAACGGCATGGGGTTTCATAACCTTAACACCATGCGCAGCCACGAAGGAGTAAAGTGTATCGCCCTTTGTGATGTAGATCAAAATGTACTCAACAAGAGGGCAGGGGATTTGGAAGCGAAATATGGTGACAAAACTGAGCTATATACTGACTACAGAAAGCTACTGGATAACAAAGAAATTGATGCAGTCATCATTGGTACCCCTGATCATTGGCACTGCTTGCAGATGGTACATGCCTGTGAATCTGGCAAAGATGTGTATGTGGAGAAACCTATTGCTAATTCCATTGAGGAATGTGAGCTGATGGTTGCTGCGGCAAAACGCTACAACAGGGTGGTTCAGGTAGGGCAGTGGCAGCGTAGTGATCTTCATTGGAATAATGCGCTGGAATATCTTCATTCGGGAAAAATAGGTAAAATCCGAACGGTAAAAACCTGGGCCTGTACTGGCTATGGCAGAAGTTTTCCAGTAAAACCAAACGAGCCTGTCCCTGAAGGTGTGGATTATAAAATGTGGTTGGGACCTGCGCCCGACAGGCCTTTCAATCCCAATCGTTTTCATGGCAGCTTTCGCTACTTCTGGGATTATGCCGGAGGGCTGATGACCGATTGGGGTGTCCATATGATAGATATGGCTTTGGCCGGTATGAAAGTCGCCACGCCTATTTCGGTATCTGCTGTAGGCGGAAATTACGCCTTTCCTGATAGTGCCTATGAAACCCCTGATACACTGCAGGTGGTTTATGATTTTGGGGATTTTTCCATGTTCTGGGAACAGACCATGGGTACAGCCGTAGGCCCGTATAATCGTAGTGAGCCGGGGGTTGCATTTGTAGGGACAGACGCTACTTTGGTGATAGACAGAAAACAATGGGAAGTACTGCCGGAGATTGAGCATGCTAAGTATATGACCGACGCTATGCCTGTTCAGAAAAGTAATGGTAATGGCCTGGGCGCACATACCCTAAACTTTCTGGAATGCATAAAAAGTCGTCAGCAGCCAAACTGTACCATAGAAATGGGAAGGGCGGCAGCAATTAATGCCCAGTTAGGAAATATCTCATACCGGACTGGCAAGAAAGTATTTTGGGATGAGGAAGCAAATACGATTTTGCAGAACAAAGAAGCTGAAAAACTGACCAGAGCTCATTACGCTGCACCCTGGAAACTACCTGAAGTATGA
- a CDS encoding xanthine dehydrogenase family protein molybdopterin-binding subunit has product MTLIKTKFNRRSFLKVSSAAGGGMLLGFNWLASAKPVANALDAVPNEWFDVNAFIKIGENGLVTIMSPNPEIGQNVKTAMPMIVAEELDVDWNNVVVEQAPLDTEKFTRQLAGGSQSIRQGWQSLRMAGAAARRILMEAAAQEWKVPLSELSTSKGMIKHAKSGKSISYGDVATQASSIEVPEEIELKDPKDFKLIGKATKNVDAKKIVSGQPLFGLDYKKEGMLIAMITHPPAFGMKIKSMDASKAKAMPGIKDVFTVQTAPPEQTWSDINAFPELVAVVGDSTWQVMKAKKALNISWEAATPAESTEEYRAALDKAVETAPEEASRKDGDPETAFANAEKVIEKSFEAPFLPHNTMEPMNFFAHVTADKAELVGPIQTPENMRKSVSSLLGMPEEKITVDMTRMGGGFGRRLYGNFGLEAAAISKKAKAPIKLIYTREDDMTQGTYRPAYKMKYRAALDKNNELIGFHVRGAGIHGGPVFANRFPAGTVSNYLAENVEVSSNISTGAWRAPRSNFVAGAEQSFMDEVAEAAGKDPIAFRLELFDKAIKNPIGEDNDYDPERYAGVLKLVKEKSGWGEDMPGVYRGVSAYYCHNSYVAQVVDMIMSDGKPKVKKVWCAVDCGIVVNPEGARNQVEGGIVDGIGHAMYGAITFKNGVAQQQNFNKYRLIRNSEAPTEVETFFVDNGIDPTGLGEPSLPPIIAALANALYKATGQRMYSQPYIEEGDKVVG; this is encoded by the coding sequence ATGACTTTAATCAAGACAAAATTTAATAGAAGATCTTTTCTTAAAGTGTCATCTGCTGCTGGTGGTGGCATGCTCTTAGGCTTCAACTGGTTAGCATCTGCCAAACCCGTAGCTAATGCATTGGATGCAGTGCCCAATGAATGGTTTGATGTCAATGCTTTCATCAAGATCGGAGAGAATGGGCTGGTAACCATTATGTCGCCTAATCCTGAGATTGGTCAGAACGTTAAGACAGCCATGCCCATGATTGTAGCTGAAGAACTGGATGTGGACTGGAACAATGTGGTAGTAGAACAAGCACCGCTGGATACTGAGAAGTTCACCCGCCAGCTTGCTGGAGGTAGTCAATCCATTCGTCAGGGATGGCAAAGCCTGAGAATGGCAGGTGCCGCAGCCCGTCGTATTCTGATGGAAGCTGCCGCTCAGGAGTGGAAAGTACCGCTCAGCGAGCTGAGCACCTCCAAAGGCATGATCAAGCACGCCAAGTCGGGCAAATCTATCAGCTATGGAGATGTAGCTACCCAAGCATCCAGTATAGAAGTACCCGAAGAAATTGAGCTGAAAGATCCAAAAGACTTCAAGCTGATCGGTAAAGCAACCAAAAATGTTGACGCAAAAAAAATTGTGAGCGGGCAACCCCTCTTTGGCCTGGATTATAAAAAAGAAGGCATGCTGATTGCCATGATCACGCATCCTCCGGCTTTTGGGATGAAGATCAAATCAATGGACGCCAGCAAAGCGAAAGCGATGCCGGGTATCAAAGATGTATTTACCGTACAAACGGCACCGCCCGAGCAGACCTGGTCCGATATCAATGCTTTCCCTGAACTAGTAGCCGTCGTGGGAGATTCTACCTGGCAGGTAATGAAAGCCAAAAAGGCACTGAATATCAGCTGGGAAGCAGCAACCCCAGCTGAAAGCACCGAGGAATACAGAGCAGCCCTGGACAAAGCGGTAGAAACCGCTCCTGAAGAAGCTTCACGCAAAGATGGTGATCCTGAGACAGCTTTTGCCAACGCAGAAAAAGTAATAGAGAAATCATTTGAAGCTCCGTTTCTGCCGCATAATACCATGGAGCCTATGAACTTTTTTGCCCATGTTACTGCCGATAAAGCTGAGTTGGTCGGCCCGATACAGACTCCGGAAAACATGCGGAAAAGTGTTTCCAGTTTGTTAGGCATGCCCGAAGAAAAGATCACAGTAGATATGACCAGGATGGGCGGAGGTTTTGGCAGAAGGTTGTATGGTAATTTTGGCCTTGAAGCTGCTGCTATTTCCAAAAAAGCCAAAGCTCCTATCAAACTCATATATACCCGTGAAGACGATATGACACAGGGGACTTACCGTCCTGCCTACAAAATGAAATACCGCGCTGCGCTGGACAAGAATAATGAATTGATTGGCTTTCACGTAAGAGGAGCGGGTATTCATGGCGGCCCGGTATTTGCCAACCGCTTTCCTGCCGGAACTGTGAGCAACTACCTGGCAGAGAATGTGGAGGTTTCATCTAATATATCCACCGGTGCATGGAGAGCCCCCCGCTCAAATTTTGTCGCCGGAGCGGAACAGTCCTTTATGGACGAAGTAGCAGAAGCTGCCGGTAAAGACCCTATAGCATTCAGGCTGGAATTGTTTGACAAGGCTATAAAGAACCCTATTGGTGAAGATAACGATTACGATCCTGAGCGCTACGCTGGTGTGCTGAAGCTGGTCAAAGAGAAATCGGGCTGGGGTGAAGATATGCCGGGCGTATATCGTGGTGTATCCGCTTATTATTGCCATAATTCTTATGTAGCTCAGGTGGTAGACATGATTATGAGTGATGGTAAGCCTAAAGTGAAGAAGGTCTGGTGTGCGGTTGATTGTGGTATTGTTGTCAACCCCGAAGGGGCACGCAACCAGGTGGAAGGTGGAATAGTAGATGGTATTGGCCATGCCATGTACGGAGCCATCACCTTCAAGAATGGTGTTGCCCAACAGCAAAACTTCAACAAATACCGCCTGATCAGAAATAGTGAAGCGCCTACTGAAGTAGAAACTTTTTTTGTGGATAATGGTATTGACCCCACAGGCTTAGGAGAGCCTTCTTTACCTCCTATCATAGCTGCTTTGGCCAATGCTTTATATAAAGCCACCGGACAACGTATGTACAGCCAGCCTTATATTGAAGAAGGCGACAAAGTAGTAGGTTAA
- a CDS encoding (2Fe-2S)-binding protein: protein MAAFTIKVNGKQHQLDVEPDTPVLWVLRDHLDMVGTKYGCGIAQCGACTVHFNGTAVRSCSLPISSVGSSEITTIEGLSEDATHAVQAAWLEHDVPQCGYCQAGQIMNAASLLAKNPSPSDKEIEDAMDGNLCRCGTYLRIKAAIKTASQKMN from the coding sequence ATGGCTGCTTTTACTATCAAAGTGAATGGAAAACAGCATCAGCTTGATGTTGAGCCGGATACCCCTGTTCTTTGGGTACTCCGCGACCACCTGGATATGGTGGGGACCAAATACGGCTGTGGTATTGCGCAATGCGGCGCATGCACTGTACATTTCAATGGTACTGCTGTCCGTTCCTGCTCCCTGCCTATCAGTAGCGTAGGAAGTTCCGAAATTACTACAATTGAAGGGCTATCCGAAGATGCTACGCATGCGGTACAGGCCGCCTGGCTGGAGCATGATGTACCTCAGTGTGGTTATTGTCAGGCCGGCCAGATTATGAATGCGGCATCTTTGCTGGCTAAGAACCCTAGCCCAAGCGATAAGGAAATTGAAGATGCGATGGACGGTAACTTATGCAGATGCGGCACTTATCTGCGCATCAAGGCGGCTATCAAGACTGCTTCTCAAAAGATGAATTAA
- a CDS encoding outer membrane beta-barrel protein has protein sequence MQRISFLLFLLFITFQTYAQNSIVSGTIKSSSDDTSLPGATVVLEKVSDASSQGVVTDIEGKFRLKADTGSYHLKVQFIGFVPVSKKIQLQQAPLNLGVILLSEETTTLQEIEVTAKALAGQQQGDTSQFNAGAFKTAPDASAQDLVEKMPGIIMQDGKMQAQGEDVQQILIDGKPFFGKDVNAALQNLPAEVIASVQVYDEKSDKAMLSGFDDGERTRTINIITKPNRRRGQFGKTTAGYGTDDRYMAGASVNFFNEDRRVTVTGLSNNINTVNYSSDPNNSGDSRTQNGIINTNTLGVNFINSWNDKVELSGSYTFTHRKSEEDRNRIRDYVLPSDSGQVYSENSSSTTRNARHQMNVRFEYNPDEKNRILIRPSISLQDNIVDAYFTGETDTDNGLLNQTENTSNSDNYNYDFSNRMYYSHKFNKKGRSFNFRLNTGYHANQDDRYRLASNVFYNAEERSEELNQYTHLKRRGFDWEGNISYTEPLSKHSMIELEYELGNTLNDSDKRTYDFLEGEDAYSLLDTAISNTFESRYLTQEGELGYQYRTEKLRVQVEAEYQHASLLNDQLFPQDYEMDRTFESVLPSARLVYKFDDSKNIEFNYRTWTREPSVGQLQAVIDNSNPLQLRTGNPNLNQSYNNWLRTRYKSHNPETNKTFYAVLQSTIVSDYITNSTLIAEKPTEIAEGIVLEEGSQLSTTVNVDGYYDVRSYIGYGQPLDLIASNIHFSGSVRYARKPGLINDEINLANASSFRLGTSLSSNISEHVDFRVSTRSSYNIVENSLRPALNNNYFNQTTRLRYNWILWEGLVYRTDLKHQLNTGLSAGLDNSFLLWNMSIGKKLFRNQLGELSINVYDLLKQNNNIRRNIEEAYIEDVQSRVLQRYFMLTFTYNIRHFSEGTSMDDYEELYRN, from the coding sequence ATGCAGCGTATCTCTTTTTTGTTATTTCTACTATTTATCACATTTCAAACTTATGCACAAAATTCAATCGTAAGCGGTACTATCAAAAGCTCATCTGATGATACCAGTCTGCCCGGAGCAACCGTGGTGTTAGAAAAGGTTTCTGATGCCAGCAGCCAGGGCGTAGTGACCGACATTGAAGGAAAATTTAGACTTAAAGCGGATACTGGAAGCTATCACTTAAAAGTTCAGTTTATAGGCTTTGTGCCGGTTAGCAAAAAAATCCAGCTACAGCAGGCTCCCTTGAATCTGGGAGTGATCCTGCTCTCAGAAGAAACCACCACCTTGCAGGAAATTGAAGTTACTGCCAAAGCGCTGGCAGGGCAGCAGCAAGGAGATACCTCCCAGTTTAATGCCGGAGCCTTTAAAACAGCGCCCGATGCCAGCGCGCAGGATCTGGTGGAGAAAATGCCGGGCATCATTATGCAGGATGGAAAGATGCAGGCCCAGGGTGAAGATGTACAGCAGATTTTAATAGATGGTAAGCCTTTCTTCGGGAAAGATGTAAATGCTGCCCTACAAAACTTACCGGCAGAAGTCATCGCCAGTGTACAGGTATATGACGAAAAAAGTGATAAAGCCATGCTCAGCGGCTTTGATGATGGCGAAAGAACCCGTACCATCAACATCATCACCAAACCTAATCGCCGAAGAGGACAATTTGGTAAAACTACTGCCGGCTACGGTACTGATGATCGTTATATGGCAGGGGCAAGCGTCAACTTCTTTAATGAAGACCGCAGGGTGACCGTTACCGGTCTGAGCAATAACATCAATACAGTCAACTACAGCTCCGATCCAAATAACTCTGGAGACAGCCGTACTCAAAATGGCATCATCAATACCAATACACTGGGTGTAAATTTTATCAACTCATGGAATGATAAGGTAGAGTTGAGCGGCAGCTACACGTTTACACACAGGAAAAGTGAAGAAGACAGAAACAGGATAAGAGACTATGTGCTGCCCTCAGACTCAGGGCAGGTGTATTCCGAAAACAGTAGCTCTACTACCCGTAATGCCCGCCATCAGATGAATGTTCGCTTTGAATATAATCCTGATGAAAAGAACAGAATCCTCATACGCCCTTCTATCTCTTTGCAGGATAACATTGTTGACGCTTACTTTACGGGTGAAACAGATACTGACAATGGCTTACTCAACCAGACCGAAAACACTTCAAATTCTGATAATTACAATTATGACTTCAGCAACCGCATGTATTACAGTCATAAGTTCAACAAAAAAGGACGTAGTTTTAACTTCCGTTTGAATACTGGTTACCATGCCAATCAGGACGATCGCTACCGCCTGGCCAGCAATGTGTTTTATAATGCGGAGGAGCGCAGCGAAGAGCTCAACCAGTATACACATCTGAAGAGAAGAGGCTTTGACTGGGAAGGTAATATCTCTTATACTGAACCCCTCAGCAAGCACAGTATGATTGAGCTTGAATACGAGCTTGGCAATACCCTCAATGATTCGGACAAGCGTACCTATGATTTTCTGGAAGGGGAGGATGCGTACAGCCTGCTGGATACAGCTATTAGCAATACATTTGAAAGTCGCTACCTGACGCAGGAAGGCGAGCTCGGCTATCAGTATAGAACGGAGAAACTCAGGGTACAGGTTGAAGCGGAGTATCAGCATGCCAGCCTCTTGAACGATCAGTTGTTTCCTCAGGATTATGAAATGGACCGTACATTTGAAAGTGTGCTTCCCTCTGCCCGTCTTGTTTACAAATTTGATGATAGCAAAAACATAGAATTTAACTACCGCACCTGGACCCGAGAGCCTTCAGTAGGGCAGTTGCAGGCAGTCATTGATAACTCCAATCCATTGCAACTCAGAACGGGAAATCCAAATCTGAATCAATCGTACAATAACTGGTTAAGAACACGCTATAAATCACACAATCCGGAAACCAATAAGACTTTCTATGCGGTGCTGCAATCCACTATTGTAAGCGATTATATTACCAACAGCACATTGATAGCAGAGAAACCCACTGAAATCGCTGAGGGTATTGTACTGGAAGAAGGCTCACAACTGAGCACCACCGTGAATGTTGATGGCTATTATGATGTGCGTTCGTATATCGGCTATGGTCAGCCCTTAGATCTGATAGCCTCCAATATCCACTTTAGCGGTTCGGTACGTTATGCCAGAAAGCCCGGTCTGATCAATGATGAAATCAATCTGGCTAATGCCAGCAGTTTCAGGTTGGGGACTTCACTCAGCAGTAACATTAGTGAGCATGTAGACTTCAGGGTGTCCACCCGTTCCAGTTATAACATTGTGGAAAACTCTCTGAGACCTGCGCTCAACAACAACTATTTTAACCAGACCACTCGCCTGCGTTACAACTGGATCCTTTGGGAAGGGCTGGTTTACCGGACTGACCTGAAACATCAGTTGAATACCGGTCTTTCCGCAGGATTGGATAATAGCTTCCTGTTATGGAATATGAGTATTGGTAAAAAGCTGTTTAGAAATCAGTTAGGCGAGCTGAGCATTAATGTGTATGACCTGCTCAAGCAAAACAATAATATCAGGCGTAACATTGAGGAGGCCTACATAGAAGATGTACAGTCCAGGGTGTTGCAGCGTTACTTTATGCTTACCTTCACTTATAACATCCGCCACTTCAGTGAGGGGACTTCTATGGATGATTATGAAGAGTTATACAGAAATTAG
- the mgrA gene encoding L-glyceraldehyde 3-phosphate reductase: MQWIPAQDRYEKMKYNYCGKSGLQLPLISLGLWHNFGDDVAHANKQAICRKAFDLGITHFDLANNYGPPPGTAEMAFGRILKEDFAGYRDELIISSKAGYDMWPGPYGEWGSRKYIIASCDQSLKRMGLDYVDIFYSHRFDPNTPLEETMMALDHIVRSGRAQYVGISSYNAQRTHEAAAILKDLGTPCLIHQPSYSMLNRWIEKDGLLDALDELGIGSIVFSPLAQGMLTDKYLKGIPEGSRASQDKSLKTNFLSEENLAKVRSLNEIAQKRGQSLAQMAIAWVFRHKRITTALIGASKVSQVEDCVKAIDNLDFSEQELAEINQYAKDGDINLWAQSAELK; the protein is encoded by the coding sequence ATGCAATGGATACCGGCACAGGATCGCTATGAAAAAATGAAATATAACTACTGTGGTAAAAGTGGCTTACAACTGCCCTTGATATCACTGGGTTTATGGCATAACTTTGGAGATGATGTGGCTCATGCCAATAAGCAGGCAATTTGCAGGAAGGCATTTGACCTGGGCATTACCCATTTTGACCTTGCCAATAATTATGGCCCACCACCTGGTACTGCTGAGATGGCTTTTGGGCGTATTTTAAAAGAAGATTTTGCCGGCTACCGGGATGAACTGATCATCTCCTCCAAAGCGGGTTATGACATGTGGCCGGGCCCTTATGGAGAGTGGGGTAGTCGTAAGTATATAATTGCCAGTTGCGACCAGAGCTTAAAACGAATGGGCCTGGATTATGTGGATATATTTTATTCTCATCGCTTTGACCCTAATACACCATTGGAAGAAACGATGATGGCTCTGGATCATATCGTTCGTTCGGGCAGGGCACAATATGTGGGTATTTCGTCATATAATGCTCAACGTACGCATGAAGCGGCAGCTATCCTTAAAGACCTGGGGACCCCCTGCCTTATCCATCAACCCAGTTACTCTATGCTCAACCGCTGGATTGAGAAAGATGGTCTGCTGGATGCTTTGGATGAATTAGGCATAGGTTCAATTGTCTTTTCTCCTTTGGCTCAGGGGATGCTTACCGACAAATATCTGAAAGGTATACCTGAGGGTAGCCGGGCAAGTCAGGATAAATCTTTGAAGACAAATTTTCTTAGCGAAGAAAACCTGGCTAAGGTTCGTTCGCTGAATGAGATTGCCCAAAAGCGTGGTCAAAGCCTAGCACAGATGGCGATCGCCTGGGTATTCAGGCATAAGAGAATTACTACTGCACTGATAGGAGCCAGTAAAGTATCGCAGGTAGAAGATTGCGTTAAAGCAATTGACAATCTGGATTTTTCAGAGCAGGAACTGGCAGAGATTAACCAGTATGCCAAAGATGGTGATATCAATTTATGGGCGCAGTCGGCTGAGCTTAAATAA
- a CDS encoding RNA polymerase sigma factor yields MTDNDIIASIREGDDQLVSHTYSKYRKPFARWVMKKYHCDEDNAIELYQLAFTTFYDQVMSDKLKFITASLKTYIFGIGKNKFYQQERENRRFDHNIDEMKVHDNGEASQQNHEKENQFIAIEKAMQKLGNPCKSILYLYYYEGRSMDEIAKKLDYKNADTAKNQKCKCMCRLRKMLDNKVKVNDQ; encoded by the coding sequence ATGACTGACAATGACATCATAGCAAGTATCCGAGAAGGTGATGATCAACTGGTCTCCCATACCTACTCCAAGTACAGGAAGCCGTTTGCACGCTGGGTAATGAAGAAATATCATTGCGATGAAGATAACGCAATTGAGTTATATCAGCTTGCCTTCACTACCTTTTACGACCAGGTTATGAGTGATAAGCTCAAGTTTATTACTGCGTCATTAAAGACTTACATATTCGGTATAGGGAAAAACAAGTTTTACCAGCAAGAGCGGGAAAACCGTCGTTTTGACCATAATATAGATGAAATGAAAGTACATGACAACGGAGAAGCAAGCCAGCAAAATCATGAAAAAGAAAATCAATTTATAGCCATAGAAAAAGCGATGCAAAAGCTGGGCAACCCCTGCAAGAGCATCCTGTACCTGTATTACTACGAAGGCCGCAGCATGGATGAAATAGCTAAAAAACTGGATTATAAAAACGCCGACACAGCTAAAAACCAGAAGTGTAAATGTATGTGCCGCCTGAGGAAAATGTTAGATAACAAAGTCAAAGTAAATGATCAATAA